A window of the Cannabis sativa cultivar Pink pepper isolate KNU-18-1 chromosome X, ASM2916894v1, whole genome shotgun sequence genome harbors these coding sequences:
- the LOC115703100 gene encoding uncharacterized protein LOC115703100, with protein sequence MEVSVIMMRKIEEAVEGSIKRRSSEMEQLVNAMERSRRGDHHNQGVAVAMEVSIRRTFPNDLFNFVVQIFSTWPPILGGGRILLFTVHTVWAEIEDDAKKWVSYIQKLFRKRRRIILALSADRSLNYPNGNFNTLIYNKKDHKDQPYELLQICIEDQCLIYKLDSIGQKFNPKVLKDLLHDSRVTVVGVGIENVARRLEEDHGWFMPKVVELRDLAAQAQAQTKAQKADIQGSTSGHDNGKKIMTKKVMMMKRNFSRFGIAKLAKVVLGKEMNIVKPTNIRWWSVSDNFNRPPRFHSEDLIKYATVEAFLISQMGTKLIILDSKTDATTSSQDLN encoded by the exons ATGGAAGTAAGCGTGATCATGATGAGAAAAATTGAAGAAGCCGTGGAAGGAAGCATTAAAAGAAGATCATCAGAGATGGAACAATTAGTCAATGCCATGgaaagatcaagaagaggagaTCATCATAATCAAGGTGTAGCTGTTGCCATGGAAGTAAGCATCAGACGCACTTTCCCAAACGATTTGTTTAACTTTGTCGTTCAAATATTCTCAACATGGCCACCCATACTGGGCGGTGGCCGAATATTATTATTCACTGTTCACACCGTCTGGGCTGAGATCGAAGACGACGCCAAGAAATGGGTTTCATACATCCAAAAGCTTTTCCGTAAACGACGTCGCATCATCCTTGCTCTCTCCGCCGATCGCAGTCTTAACTACCCCAATGGAAACTTCAATACTCTAATCTACAACAAGAAAG ATCACAAAGACCAACCGTACGAGCTGTTACAGATTTGCATTGAAGATCAATGCCTTATCTACAAATTAGATAGCATTGGCCAAAAATTCAACCCAAAAGTGCTGAAGGATTTGCTTCACGACAGCCGCGTGACGGTGGTCGGAGTGGGTATAGAGAATGTGGCGAGGCGGTTGGAGGAGGATCACGGTTGGTTCATGCCTAAAGTGGTTGAACTGCGAGATTTGGCGGCCCAGGCCCAGGCCCAAACCAAGGCCCAAAAGGCAGATATTCAGGGTAGTACTAGCGGTCATGATAATGGAAAGAAGATCATGACGAAGAAGGTGATGATGATGAAAAGAAACTTTAGCCGATTTGGTATAGCGAAGCTGGCGAAAGTGGTTTTGGGAAAAGAGATGAACATTGTGAAACCCACCAACATTCGTTGGTGGTCAGTCTCTGACAACTTTAATCGACCACCACGATTCCATTCCGAAGACCTAATTAAGTATGCCACCGTTGAAGCTTTTCTCATTTCCCAAATGGGCACCAAGCTCATTATTCTCGACTCCAAAACTGATGCTACGACGTCGTCTCAGgatcttaattaa
- the LOC115699818 gene encoding auxilin-related protein 2: protein MDEFGVLTERFGLKPQGKSAPMAASKRSVNSNDGQNWNSGFDSGVNPNFSSFSDDRNGFYQSGKDKVAQNSGSLNDYDDIFGGPSKQSGSHGGSSSFDIGSFLSGSNVNSSSFSHTYDNDDIFGGMPGLNSSTSASNATKSDDIFGSFASPPKPNVPIDDLLADFAGADANPIFSNKNQASGFDDLIPGFGPSIPSKNGNTNLQRPRQSSTSEDPFVVLESTTTTTSTSTSKNAYATANLLDPLERISKLNTSGGTKPPRLKSPPKGTQISKGHKVKSSNVSSVKSSSVSSIDELEDFAMGKVQSNVNGRPNPHSSGEWLGTSANRTSSHSGDDLESIFAMGHRSSSVPRSRTTTLDPMFDLQTKNRGVPQPGVPQRTTSRTSPVMKKSSSASGIFDDLSSMFGEAQILEEFQEIEGESRERRNARLERLQRTHDRVTKALADMNQRDFQSLQEQEERSRIAETLDVKIKRWAAGKEGNMRALLSSLQYVLWPECGWEPVSLTDIITSSSVKKVYRKAALYVHPDKVQQKGATLEQKYTAEKIFDILQEAWNKFNKEELS from the exons ATGGATGAGTTTGGTGTATTGACGGAGAGGTTTGGATTGAAGCCTCAAGGTAAATCGGCTCCAATGGCGGCTTCCAAGAGATCTGTCAATAGTAACGATGGCCAGAATTGGAATTCGGGGTTTGATTCGGGTGTAAACCCCAACTTTTCATCTTTTTCAGACGATCGGAACGGTTTTTATCAATCCGGCAAAGATAAGGTAGCTCAGAACAGCGGAAGCTTGAATGATTATGATGATATATTTGGTGGACCTAGTAAGCAATCGGGTAGTCATGGTGGTAGTTCATCTTTTGATATCGGTTCATTTTTATCGGGCTCGAATGTGAATTCTTCGTCTTTTTCTCATACCTATGATAATGATGATATTTTTGGTGGAATGCCCGGTTTGAATAGCTCCACTTCTGCTAGCAATGCCACGAAGAGCGATGATATTTTTGGGTCTTTTGCTTCGCCTCCGAAGCCGAACGTTCCAATTGATGACTTGTTAGCTGATTTTGCTGGAGCAGACGCAAATCCTATATTCTCAAACAAGAACCAAGCATCTGGTTTTGATGATTTGATACCTGGTTTTGGGCCTAGTATTCCTTCTAAAAACGG AAACACAAACTTACAGCGCCCACGTCAATCATCCACATCAGAAGACCCTTTTGTTGTGCTAGAATCAACTACAACTACAACATCAACATCAACATCAAAAAATGCCTACGCTACTGCTAATTTGCTAGACCCACTGGAAAGGATCAGTAAGCTCAACACTTCTGGCGGCACAAAACCTCCACGTTTGAAATCCCCTCCAAAAGGAACACAAATTTCAAAAGGACATAAAG TTAAGAGCTCAAACGTGTCTTCAGTTAAGAGCTCAAGTGTGTCTTCTATAGATGAGCTTGAGGACTTTGCCATGGGTAAGGTGCAAAGCAATGTAAATGGACGTCCAAATCCTCATTCTAGTGGGGAATGGCTGGGAACCTCTGCCAATAGGACCAGTAGTCATAGTGGAGATGATCTAGAATCCATTTTTGCAATGGGGCATCGTTCAAGCAGTGTACCAAGGTCAAGGACTACTACTTTG GATCCTATGTTTGATCTTCAAACAAAAAACAGAGGAGTGCCTCAACCTGGAGTGCCTCAAAGGACGACTTCCAGGACCTCACCTGTTATGAAGAAGTCTTCTTCTGCAAGTGGAATTTTTGACGACCTTTCTTCCATGTTTGGAG agGCCCAAATTTTGGAAGAATTTCAAGAAATTGAAGGGGAAAGTCGAGAAAGAAGAAACGCGAGATTAGAACGGCTTCAAAGAACCCATGACCGTGTT ACAAAAGCATTGGCTGATATGAACCAGCGCGACTTCCAATCTCTGCAAGAACAGGAAGAAAGGAGT AGAATTGCTGAGACTTTGGATGTTAAGATTAAACGTTGGGCTGCCGGGAAAGAGGGTAACATGCGTGCATTGCTGTCGTCCTTGCAATAT GTGCTTTGGCCTGAATGTGGTTGGGAGCCAGTTTCGTTAACAGATATAATTACTTCTTCCTCTGTTAAAAAGGTCTATAGGAAAGCCGCATTGTATGTCCATCCTGATAAGGTTCAACAAAAAGGAGCCACTCTGGAACAAAAGTACACTGCAGAGAAGATTTTTGATATCCTCCAG GAAGCTTGGAACAAATTCAACAAGGAAGAACTTTCGTAG